TACAAGTATCTTTTGGCTTTAATATGTTAGCCATCGATAAAGGTGTACCGAAAATTTTAGGATTAAAAGATATTTTATCAAAATATTTAGATCACCAAGTAGAAGTTATTCGTCGTCGAACTGCTTTTGAAAAGAAAAAGGCAGAAGACCGTGCTCATATTTTAGAAGGTTTACGTAAAGCTCTTGACGTAATCGACGAAGTGATTTCAATTTTACGAAGTTCGCGTGAGCCTGAAACAGCTAAGAATACACTGATTGAACGTTTTGATTTAACTCCTATTCAAGCGCAAGCAATTTTAGATATGCGTTTAGTTCGTTTAACAGGACTTGAACGAGAAAAAATTGATAAAGAATACAATGATTTGATGGAATTAATTCGTCATTTAACAGAAATTTTGGGTAGCGAAGTCCGCATTTTAGAAATTATTGAGGATGAATTACAAGATATTAAAATACGTTTTAACGATGAACGTCGTACGGAATTACGTGTTGGTGAATTGACGAATATTGAAGATGAAGATTTAATTGAAGAGGAAAATGTTCTGATTGCCCTAACGGATAATGGCTATGTTAAGCGTATGACCCAAGACGAATTTCAAGTGCAAAATCGTGGAGGGCGTGGCGTTAAAGGTATGGGCTTAGGCGAGGACGATACGATTAAGTCGATGATATCTTGTTCAACGCATGACACTTTATTATTCTTTACAAATTTAGGTAAAGTTTATAGTACAAAAGGTTATGACATTCCAGAATTTGGTCGTTCAGCAAAAGGTTTACCAATTGTCAACTTAATTAATATTGAAAAAGATGAGTTTGTTAAAGAATTGATATGTATTCGTGCGGAAGATACAAAAGACAATTACTTATTCTTTGTTACGAAATCTGGTGTGGTTAAACGTTCTGACGCAAGTGAATATTCAAGTATTCGCAACAATGGATTACGAGCGATTAATATGCGTGAAGATGATGAACTGATTCAAGTTTTAGTTACGGACGGCACCAAAAATATTATTATCGGCACCCACGATGCTTATGCCATGGTATTCAATGAAGAAGATATCCGTGTTATGGGACGTACCGCAACAGGTGTGCGAGGTATAAAATTACGTGCAGGTGATTATGTTGTTGGAGCTTCCCTTTTAGATGCACAGAGTGAAGTATTAGTCGTTACTGAAAATGGCTATGGTAAACGAACTTCTGCCGATGAATATCCTGTTAAAAAACGTGGTGGTATGGGTGTGAAGACTTCTAAAATTAGTCAGAAAAGCGGAAAATTAGCTGGCATTGTAACTATTAATGATCCAGAGACGGAAGACTTGATGTTAATGACTGATCAAGGTATTGTTATTCGCTTTACTGTCGACAGTATTTCAAAAACATCACGAGCAACACTCGGTGTTAAAATGATTCGTGTAGATGATGAATCCGTAGTTAGCTCTGTTACAAAAATCTTGCGGTCAAATGATTTAGACGATGAGGAAACAACTGAAAATGAGGAAAAATCATAAACCTTACGCAAAATTTGTTAATCGTAGGAAATTAATCAAAATATGTGTTGAAACCTTATTTTAAAAAGAGTATAATATAGAAATGTGAGTATTTAGCAGCAATGCTATCCACTCCTTGCTCATTATGAGCCGAAAAGACCAAAAGGAGGTGCAGTTATGAGTCAACCAACTAAGTACGAAATTTTATACATTATTCGTCCTGATATGAACGATGATGCTAAAAAAGAATTAGTAGAACGTTTTGATGGAATTTTACGCGATAATGGAACAACAGTTGTTGAGTCTAAAGACTGGGCGAAAAAACGTTTTGCATATGAAATTAACGATTACAAAGAAGGTATTTACCACTTAGTAAACGTTGAAGCAACTGATGCAAAAGGTATCGATGAGTTCGCTCGTTTAGCTCGTATTAGTCGTGATATTTTACGTCATATGATCGTAAAAATTGAAGACTAATAATGTTTCACGTGAAACACTTTGAAGGAGGATTTGGAAATGAATAATGTTCAACTAATAGGTCGTTTAACTAGAGACGTCGAAATAAGACACACTTCTTCTGGAACTGCTGTTGGTAGTTTTACCCTTGCGGTAAACCGTAGTTTTCAAAATCAACAAGGTGAGCGTGAGACAGATTTTATTAATTGTGTGATTTGGAGAAAACAGGCAGAGATCTTAGCTCAATATACGAGAAAAGGTTCGCAAATTGCTGTTGATGGTAGAATTCAAGTTAGAAACTATGAGAATCAACAAGGTCAAAGAGTATATGTGACTGAAGTTATTGTTAATAACTTTTACTTCATTGAGACACGCGCTCAAACAGAACAACGACCACAAAGTAATGATTATGGTAATAACAGTAATTCTTTCTCTCAACCATCAAACAACAATTTCCAAAATCAAAACAATTATTCATTGAATAATGATTATAATCAAAATAGTTCTCCATTTTCTGAATTTTCAGATGGTGGACCGATAAATCTATCAGAAGATGATTTACCATTT
The genomic region above belongs to Aerococcaceae bacterium zg-1292 and contains:
- a CDS encoding 30S ribosomal protein S6: MSQPTKYEILYIIRPDMNDDAKKELVERFDGILRDNGTTVVESKDWAKKRFAYEINDYKEGIYHLVNVEATDAKGIDEFARLARISRDILRHMIVKIED
- the ssb gene encoding single-stranded DNA-binding protein, whose product is MNNVQLIGRLTRDVEIRHTSSGTAVGSFTLAVNRSFQNQQGERETDFINCVIWRKQAEILAQYTRKGSQIAVDGRIQVRNYENQQGQRVYVTEVIVNNFYFIETRAQTEQRPQSNDYGNNSNSFSQPSNNNFQNQNNYSLNNDYNQNSSPFSEFSDGGPINLSEDDLPF
- the gyrA gene encoding DNA gyrase subunit A translates to MSEQFDQRREFEAVNLPDEMRTSFLDYAMSVIVSRALPDVRDGLKPVHRRILYGMNELGVTPDKPYKKSARIVGDVMGKYHPHGDSAIYEAMVRMAQPFSYRQMLVDGHGNFGSVDGDGAAAMRYTEARMSKIALEMLKDINKDTIDFQDNYSQEEKEPMVLPARFPNLLVNGTSGIAVGMATNIPPHNLGEVIDALGILMKNPDATVNELMEVLPGPDFPTGAIVMGKSGIRKAYETGKGKIIIRSRVEIEQLSGDRERIVVTEIPYGVNKAKMVERIAELAREKRIEGITYVADESGREGMRVVIDVRRDTSASVVLNNLYKYTSLQVSFGFNMLAIDKGVPKILGLKDILSKYLDHQVEVIRRRTAFEKKKAEDRAHILEGLRKALDVIDEVISILRSSREPETAKNTLIERFDLTPIQAQAILDMRLVRLTGLEREKIDKEYNDLMELIRHLTEILGSEVRILEIIEDELQDIKIRFNDERRTELRVGELTNIEDEDLIEEENVLIALTDNGYVKRMTQDEFQVQNRGGRGVKGMGLGEDDTIKSMISCSTHDTLLFFTNLGKVYSTKGYDIPEFGRSAKGLPIVNLINIEKDEFVKELICIRAEDTKDNYLFFVTKSGVVKRSDASEYSSIRNNGLRAINMREDDELIQVLVTDGTKNIIIGTHDAYAMVFNEEDIRVMGRTATGVRGIKLRAGDYVVGASLLDAQSEVLVVTENGYGKRTSADEYPVKKRGGMGVKTSKISQKSGKLAGIVTINDPETEDLMLMTDQGIVIRFTVDSISKTSRATLGVKMIRVDDESVVSSVTKILRSNDLDDEETTENEEKS